The Hoplias malabaricus isolate fHopMal1 chromosome 9, fHopMal1.hap1, whole genome shotgun sequence genome contains a region encoding:
- the LOC136707688 gene encoding cerebellin-2-like: MSGASKTSTKPSEGSSEQSGVFGWIFRRNPFSSSAQDPDPESLEILQELSKIRTLEEKMKTMEEEMKEMKKVNTEQAEILTDLSGKMMEIKKDHKVAFSTFLLDSSQGHANFGPFQTLTTVVYKHVFTNIGEAYDKSTGVFTAPLKGVYVFWVSSKAEGKSGSSLTLGLFKNDHHIMSTYAEQPTGMYSSSNSVTLSLEKGDRMSVRLYPFCWIFDNGEHHHSSFCGHLLFPL; encoded by the exons AGCGGAGTGTTCGGGTGGATTTTCAGGAGGAATCCCTTCAGCTCCTCGGCTCAG GATCCTGATCCTGAAAGCTTAGAAATTCTCCAAGAACTGAGCAAGATCAGAACTCtggaagagaaaatgaaaaccATGGAGGAGGAAATGAAGGAGATGAAGAAAGTCAACACAG agcaGGCAGAGATATTAACAGATTTGAGTGGGAAAATGATGGAGATAAAGAAAG ACCACAAGGTGGCGTTCTCTACCTTCCTGCTGGATTCCTCCCAAGGACACGCCAACTTTGGACCCTTTCAGACATTAACCACAGTTGTCTATAAACATGTGTTTACAAACATCGGAGAGGCTTACGATAAAAGCACAG GGGTTTTCACGGCTCCTCTGAAGGGCGTCTATGTTTTCTGGGTGTCTTCCAAAGCAGAAGGAAAATCTGGAAGCTCTCTGACATTgggtttgtttaaaaatgatcatcACATCATGTCCACCTATGCCGAACAACCAACTGGTATGTACAGCTCCTCCAACAGTGTGACTCTGTCTCTGGAGAAAGGAGACCGCATGTCTGTCCGTCTCTACCCTTTCTGCTGGATTTTTGACAACGGTGAACACCACCACAGCTCCTTCTGTGGACATCTGCTCTTCCCGCTGTAG